In a single window of the uncultured Pseudodesulfovibrio sp. genome:
- a CDS encoding endonuclease/exonuclease/phosphatase family protein — translation MKTSKPILSSLVWLYLVCIGAATVLMYALGDRWWPATLLLFGPRWVLGLPLLLLIPLALWRRRFLLLPLGLSLGILVWPLLGWNMVLSTPKAVPGPRVRILSLNTNDGRIDRDALAGLIEALSIDVVSLQELPKWFALPILEGWHTRRQAGVAIYSRYPLERGRSVVTAHPPHLNKRLSGLSAVVDAPQGRFLFCAVHLPSARYGLQNVVSRGLGVDPAKAALLRDETLGREHASRLVASLAASASLPVIVAGDFNMPRQSRIFRDVWGGFHDAFAETCGGYGWTFYDNYKGIPVRLPIDHVVSANGAVPLDFLVGPDVYSDHRPIIADVGLPPAE, via the coding sequence ATGAAGACATCCAAGCCCATCCTTTCGTCCCTGGTCTGGCTCTATCTGGTTTGCATCGGCGCGGCCACCGTATTGATGTACGCGCTGGGCGATCGTTGGTGGCCGGCCACGCTGCTGCTCTTCGGCCCCCGGTGGGTCCTGGGGCTGCCGCTTCTCCTGCTCATCCCCCTGGCGCTATGGCGCAGGCGGTTCCTGCTGCTTCCCCTCGGTTTGTCTCTGGGGATTCTGGTGTGGCCGCTGCTCGGCTGGAACATGGTTCTGAGCACGCCAAAGGCTGTTCCCGGACCCAGGGTGCGAATCCTTTCCTTGAACACCAACGATGGCCGTATCGATCGGGACGCACTGGCAGGGCTGATAGAGGCGCTGAGCATCGACGTCGTGTCCCTGCAGGAACTGCCGAAGTGGTTCGCGCTGCCCATTCTTGAGGGCTGGCATACTCGAAGGCAGGCCGGGGTGGCCATCTATTCCCGCTACCCGCTCGAACGTGGCAGGAGCGTCGTGACCGCCCATCCGCCGCATCTGAACAAACGGCTGAGCGGACTGAGTGCGGTCGTGGATGCGCCCCAGGGCAGATTCCTTTTTTGCGCCGTGCATCTCCCGAGTGCTCGCTATGGCCTCCAGAATGTCGTCAGTCGCGGTTTGGGTGTGGACCCGGCCAAAGCGGCCCTGCTCCGGGACGAAACTTTGGGGCGTGAGCACGCCTCCAGGCTGGTGGCGTCACTGGCAGCGTCGGCCTCACTGCCCGTGATCGTGGCCGGGGACTTCAACATGCCCCGGCAGAGCCGTATTTTCAGGGATGTCTGGGGCGGGTTCCACGACGCATTTGCCGAGACCTGCGGCGGGTATGGGTGGACATTCTACGACAACTACAAGGGCATTCCCGTCAGGCTGCCCATCGATCACGTCGTGTCCGCCAATGGCGCTGTTCCCCTGGATTTCCTTGTCGGTCCGGATGTCTATTCGGACCACCGACCAATTATCGCCGATGTTGGCCTGCCCCCGGCAGAGTAG